One window of Hoplias malabaricus isolate fHopMal1 chromosome 16, fHopMal1.hap1, whole genome shotgun sequence genomic DNA carries:
- the LOC136671896 gene encoding vitellogenin-like has product MRAVVLALTVALVASHQINLVPEFTAGKTFVYKYEGLLLGGLPQEGLGKAGIKVSSKVLIRVEAQNTFLLKLMDPQIFQCTGIWPQDPCVPASKLTAALNSQLAIPIKFEYSKGVVGRVFAPAGVSATVLNLHRGILNIFQLNLKSTQNVYELHEAGHHGVCKTHYMISEDEKTRQIAVTKSKDVTDCHERVIKDIGLAYTETCDECQKRRQSLTGTATYSYIMKPTAAGVLISKATVEELHQFSLFNTITGAAQMKAIQTLALLEVQNTPIPSVSSRYLARGSLKYEFATEILQTPIHLLKISNTEAQISQVLQHLASNNVAMAQEEAPLKFIQLVQLMRVATFESIRTIWDQHKTKPAYRRWILDTIPVVGTTASVRFLKEKFHADEFAIPEFTQALLVGLHLATANPDTIKITASLALSPKVKAVPVVRDMIMLAYGSMVARYCAEVPTCSADLLKPVHDLAAEAISKAEIPEITLSLKVLGNAGHPASLKPIMKLLPRFGSAAATMPARIQVDAIFALRNIVKREPKLVQPVVLQLLMDKTLHPEVRMAACIVLFETKPSPAVMSTLARTLDKEPNMHVVSFAYSHIKSLTRSMAPDYTDVAAAANVALRILSHKLDRPRCPVFYSTAFHMDLYLSPLMAGAAGTAFIINDAANIFPRAFVTKARAYLAGAAADIVEVGFRSEGLQEVLGRASATEEKVDYITNIKRNIKVLMAWKAMPADRPLASIYVKLFGQEIAFANIDKKLIDNIVEQVPRPHAHELLKEAVKALQKGIAFQYHKALLAAEVRRIIPTGVGVPMELGFYTAVVATATVDAKAAITPPLPERPETTTADQLMKTDIQLQAEARPSVAMQTFAVIGVNNALIQASVMARGKIHAITPGKVTARADLPRGNFKVQVLPTAAHDHIADVSFDTLAVARNIEDLPAERVASLAPAPPSGAEHTWIPASFQKSLCGVAPYLKIKGCLKVASQNAGFMGYNPLYYIVGQHSARLSVERGDSPSFEGMELELHVGPKAAEKLVKEANVHGDEDEKDHFVLMKLREILGAGQSKMNSSRSSSSSSSSNSSVSSSQSTSSSSSSSSVPVSKATNIYGQFRKYHEDQYLTSQGMSKAVSSSRSDVIKNQAKLLEDAVPPVFAVIARVLRSDRRLGYQLAVYVDKSTSRAQIVISSITDNDKWKMCADAVLPSWYKAGAHVSWGKECQDYSATLKAETGLHGSNPALRIKGEWTRLPRLLTTANSYAKWASKYISAVAQLAGISVDNVDNSERQIDLTLAIQDQRSINVIMRSPKMTLSKMAVPLSIVLPDGNIHVLQNLDI; this is encoded by the exons ATGAGAGCTGTTGTGCTTGCACTGACTGTGGCCCTAGTGG CAAGTCATCAGATCAACCTTG TTCCAGAGTTCACTGCTGGTAAGACCTTTGTATACAAGTATGAGGGTCTACTCTTGGGCGGTCTGCCTCAGGAGGGTCTGGGCAAGGCTGGCATAAAAGTTAGCAGCAAGGTTCTCATCAGGGTCGAGGCACAGAATACCTTCCTTCTGAAG CTCATGGATCCTCAGATCTTTCAGTGCACCGGCATCTGGCCCCAGGATCCTTGTGTTCCTGCTTCTAAACTCACTGCAGCACTAAACTCTCAGCTTGCAATTCCCATTAAATTTGAGTATTCTAAAGGTGTGGTGGGGAGGGTATTTGCCCCTGCTGGAGTCTCTGCTACTGTTCTGAACCTGCACAGAGGCATCCTCAACATCTTTCAGCTGAACCTGAAGAGCACCCAGAATGTCTATGAGCTGCATGAG GCTGGACATCATGGAGTCTGCAAGACCCACTACATGATCAGTGAGGATGAAAAAACTCGTCAGATTGCTGTGACAAAGTCAAAAGACGTGACCGACTGCCATGAGAGAGTGATCAAGGATATTGGTTTGGCTTACACTGAGACGTGTGATGAGTGTCAGAAG AGGCGTCAGAGTTTGACTGGAACAGCAACCTACAGCTACATCATGAAGCCAACTGCTGCAGGAGTACTGATCTCTAAGGCTACAGTTGAAGAGCTCCATCAGTTCTCACTGTTCAACACCATCACTGGAGCTGCCCAAATGAAGGCCAT tcaAACTTTGGCACTCTTGGAGGTGCAGAACACCCCCATACCTTCTGTCAGTTCACGTTATTTGGCTCGTGGATCCCTGAAGTATGAGTTTGCCACAGAGATTCTCCAAACTCCCATTCATCTTCTGAAGATCAGTAACACAGAAGCCCAG ATTTCACAAGTCTTGCAGCATCTGGCTTCAAACAATGTCGCCATGGCCCAGGAGGAAGCTCCACTGAAGTTTATTCAGCTTGTTCAGCTTATGCGTGTAGCTACCTTTGAGAGTATTCGGACCATTTGGGACCAGCATAAGACCAAACCTGCTTACAG ACGATGGATTCTGGACACAATCCCTGTGGTGGGAACAACAGCATCAGTCCGTTTCCTTAAGGAAAAGTTCCACGCTGATGAGTTTGCCATCCCTGAATTTACTCAAGCCCTTCTGGTTGGTTTGCACCTGGCCACCGCTAATCCAGACACTATAAAGATCACTGCT AGTCTGGCACTCAGCCCGAAAGTCAAGGCAGTTCCAGTTGTGCGTGATATGATCATGCTTGCTTATGGCTCCATGGTTGCCAGATACTGTGCTGAAGTTCCCACTTGCTCTGCTGATCTCCTGAAG CCTGTCCATGATCTTGCTGCTGAAGCTATTTCCAAAGCTGAAATTCCTGAAATCACTCTATCCCTGAAAGTTCTGGGCAATGCGGGTCACCCTGCTAGCCTTAAACCTATTATGAAACTCCTGCCTAGATTTGGATCTGCTGCTGCAACCATGCCTGCAAGAATCCAAGTTGATGCCATCTTTGCCCTCAGGAACATTGTCAAGAGAGAGCCAAAATTA GTCCAGCCAGTTGTACTGCAGCTTCTAATGGATAAGACTCTACATCCTGAAGTGCGCATGGCTGCCTGTATTGTACTGTTTGAGACCAAGCCTTCACCAGCTGTTATGTCCACTCTTGCTAGAACTTTGGACAAAGAACCCAACATGCATGTTGTCAGCTTTGCTTACTCTCACATTAAATCTCTGACCAGAAGTATGGCCCCCGATTATACAGATGT GGCTGCAGCAGCTAACGTTGCCTTAAGAATTTTGAGTCACAAATTGGACAGACCGAGATGTCCAGTTTTTTATAGCACAGCCTTCCACATGGActtgtatttgt CTCCTCTCATGGCTGGTGCTGCTGGCACTGCTTTCATCATCAATGATGCTGCTAACATTTTTCCTAGAGCTTTTGTGACAAAGGCACGTGCTTACCTGGCAGGAGCTGCTGCTGATATTGTAGAG GTTGGTTTCAGATCTGAGGGTCTCCAGGAAGTTCTAGGGAGAGCCTCTGCCACAGAAGAGAAAGTTGATTACATTACCAATATAAAGCGCAACATTAAAGTA CTCATGGCCTGGAAAGCAATGCCAGCTGATCGGCCACTTGCATCCATCTATGTCAAACTCTTTGGACAGGAAATTGCTTTTGCCAACATTGACAAAAAGTTAATTGACAACATCGTTGAGCAG GTTCCTAGACCACATGCACATGAACTGCTAAAGGAGGCTGTTAAGGCCCTGCAGAAGGGTATTGCTTTCCAATATCACAAGGCATTGTTGGCAGCTGAGGTACGGCGTATCATCCCCACTGGTGTTGGTGTACCCATGGAGCTTGGTTTTTACACTGCTGTTGTTGCAACAGCCACCGTTGATG CCAAGGCTGCTATCACACCTCCTCTGCCTGAGCGCCCAGAGACTACCACTGCTGATCAGCTGATGAAGACTGATATTCAGTTGCAAGCTGAGGCCAGACCaag TGTTGCCATGCAGACCTTTGCAGTGATTGGAGTGAACAATGCCTTGATTCAGGCTAGTGTAATGGCCAGAGGAAAGATCCACGCTATCACACCAGGAAAAGTGACTGCAAGAGCTGACCTGCCAAGAGGCAACTTCAAAGTGCAGGTCCTTCCCACTGCAGCACATGATCACATTGCTGATGTCAG CTTTGACACCCTTGCTGTAGCCAGAAATATTGAAGATCTACCCGCTGAGAGAGTAGCATCCCTGGCACCTGCACCACCTTCTGGTGCTGAGCACACATGGATACCTGCCTCATTTCAAAAGTCCCTGTGTGGTGTTGCCCCCTACCTTAAAATCAAGGGATGCCTCAAAGTTGCCTCACAAAATGCTGGCTTCATGGGATACAATCCTCTTTATTACATTGTTGGACAGCACTCAGCTCGTCTTTCAGTGGAAAGAG GTGATAGTCCTTCCTTCGAAGGGATGGAGCTTGAACTTCACGTTGGTCCTAAGGCAGCTGAAAAACTTGTTAAAGAAGCCAACGTACATGGAGATGAAGATGAAAAAGACCACTTTGTCCTGATGAAACTGAGGGAAATCCTGGGGGCTGGACAGAGTAAGATGAACTCATCGAGGAGCTCCAGCAGCTCAAGCAGCTCCAATTCCTCTGTCAGCAGCAGTCAGAGCACAAGCAGCTCCTCAAGCTCCTCCAGTGTGCCCGTGTCTAAG gcTACCAACATTTATGGACAATTCCGGAAATACCATGAAGATCAG TACTTGACCTCACAGGGAATGTCAAAGGCTGTCAGTTCTTCTAGAAGTGATGTAATCAAAAACCAG GCTAAACTATTGGAAGATGCAGTCCCACCTGTTTTTGCCGTCATTGCTCGTGTTTTAAGGAGTGACCGCAGGCTGGGATACCAGTTGGCTGTTTATGTAGATAAGTCCACATCAAGAGCCCAGATTGTGATTTCCTCCATTACTGATAATGACAAATGGAAGATGTGTGCTGATGCTGTCTTGCCAAGCTGGTATAAAGCTGGT GCTCACGTTTCTTGGGGTAAAGAGTGCCAGGATTACTCTGCAACTCTCAAGGCAGAGACTGGTTTACATGGATCAAACCCTGCTCTACGTATTAAAGGGGAATGGACCAGACTCCCTAGACTTCTAACCACTGCTAATAGCTATGCCAAATG GGCATCAAAATACATCTCAGCTGTAGCTCAATTGGCCGGCATTTCTGTTGACAATGTTGATAACAGTGAGCGACAGATTGACCTAACCCTGGCCATACAAGATCAAAGATCCATAAATGTCATTATGAGATCTCCAAAG ATGACACTCTCAAAGATGGCTGTGCCTCTTTCTATCGTTCTGCCCGATGGAAACATTCACGTTCTCCAGAATTTGGACATTTAA